A part of Capsicum annuum cultivar UCD-10X-F1 chromosome 6, UCD10Xv1.1, whole genome shotgun sequence genomic DNA contains:
- the LOC107873600 gene encoding exosome complex component RRP41-like encodes MAGKTGSTPATYSPSPATHKKKRIPIVDADWVRPDNRGFYQCRPAYLRTGAVSTAAGSAYAEFGNTKVIVSVFGPRESKKAMMYSDTGRLNCDVSYTTFATPHRGQGSDNKELSSMLHKALEGAIILESFPKTCVDVFAVVLESGGSDLPVVISCASLALADAGILLYDLVASVSVSCLGKDLVIDPISEEESYNDGSLMITCMPSRNQVTQLIVDGEWSTPKIHDAMELCLGACSKLGEVMRSCLKDVVTELKE; translated from the coding sequence ATGGCCGGCAAAACAGGATCAACGCCAGCGACATATTCACCGTCACCAGCAACGCATAAGAAGAAGAGAATCCCCATTGTTGATGCTGATTGGGTTCGCCCCGATAATCGTGGCTTCTATCAGTGTCGTCCTGCTTATCTGAGGACTGGTGCTGTGAGCACAGCTGCAGGATCAGCATATGCAGAGTTTGGAAACACCAAGGTCATCGTATCTGTGTTTGGGCCAAGAGAAAGTAAGAAAGCAATGATGTACAGTGATACAGGACGCTTAAATTGTGATGTTAGTTACACAACTTTTGCAACCCCTCATCGTGGGCAGGGATCAGACAACAAGGAACTTTCCTCAATGTTGCACAAAGCTTTAGAGGGTGCTATAATTCTGGAATCCTTCCCAAAGACGTGTGTGGATGTTTTTGCTGTGGTATTGGAATCTGGCGGAAGTGATCTTCCTGTGGTTATATCATGTGCTAGTCTAGCTTTAGCAGATGCAGGAATTTTGCTGTATGACTTGGTTGCCTCAGTTTCTGTGTCTTGTCTTGGAAAGGACCTTGTCATCGATCccatttctgaggaagaaagcTATAATGATGGAAGCTTAATGATTACTTGTATGCCTTCACGTAATCAGGTCACTCAACTGATTGTAGATGGAGAATGGTCAACCCCAAAGATTCACGATGCAATGGAGCTATGCCTTGGTGCTTGCTCCAAACTTGGAGAGGTTATGAGATCATGTTTAAAAGATGTTGTCACTGAATTAAAAGAATAG
- the LOC107873597 gene encoding putative late blight resistance protein homolog R1A-3: MERVKENELVRKEEEANNSSASFSALREDVVNVLDFMERLKNEEDRKAVDVDLIEKLKLLLTFICTYVQLSYSDLDQFEDIMTDKRQEVENLLQTILDDVDNTVRCKYNMHHVLPSLADNMDDCISSHHRSKSDGTMTEERLNFLLLNLHHLSKYHAEKIFPLVTEYGILQNVCANIGDFHGLIVNGCIKHEIIENVLPLFQLMAESVGHFLWEDQTDGDSQLSELDEDDQTDGDSELSELSEDDQIDGDFRLFKLAHLLMKIIPIELEVMHICYTNLKASPLVEVGRFIKQLLETSPDVLREYLIHLQEHMVTVITASTSGARNVHVIIEFLLIIVTDVPKDFIHHDKLFDLLARVGALVREVSTLVHDLIEKSRNEERIDQTICATQDLLENIELFKEDLKNDYLKAPDSYQCCFPMNDGPLFMHLLLIHLNGLLDSNSYSIALIKDDIRMVKKAFELIRSFFVNFEQGLYKDLWAHILDVAYEAKDVIDSIIVRDNGLLHLIFSLPITIKKIKLIQEEVSNISEKIPKNRSLTVVNSTKKIVKSKSLTVGKIIVGFEEETNWLISNLTSGLKDLDVISITGMPGSGKTTLAYKVYNDESVSRRFDIRAWCTVGQEYDKINLLEKVYNQVTGPDSKLSENIDVADELRRHLLGKRYLIVLDDLWDTDAWDKLTRPFPLVENGSRIILTSRDMEVGLYGKRNTDPLNLRLLRPEESWELLEKRAFGNKSCPDELLDVGKEIAQNCKGLPLVVDLIAGVIAGREKTKSVWLEIRNNLNSFILNSEVYVMKVMKLSYDHLPLQLKPCFLYLARYPKDNAVDRDWLKMFWCAEGLVEQTELKSLEEVMEIYLDNLISSSLVIAFNEIGNYPTCQLHDLVHDFCLIKAKEERLFEKVSSSDLSSSSDLMPHIVTIYYDKEHFEYNNFVLLDSKMKRQYGKHLYSLVITGDEMEDRLSDACHLRDLRLLRVLYLKPSFMMVKESLLNEIGMLNHLRFLSIGTEVKALPLSFSNLWNLETLWVKNKGSTLVLLPSIWDLVKLRVLSIDDCSFFDLDTVESILITEDSQLENLRELGKLVLSYSKETEDIFKRFPNLQELSFVLKESWDYSTERYWSPKFDFLTELEHLTVDFKSSNSNDSGASVATNRSWDFHFPSNLKTLLLYDFPLASDSLSTIAKLPNLEELFLRRTIIHGEEWNMREEDTFENLKYLNLTEVTLAKWEVGEESFPVIEKLVLRKCHMLKEIPPSFGDICSLKIIKLVESPHVEDSAKKIKQYVEDMGGDELQVLGWHNIPLFK, from the exons ATGGAAAGAGTAAAAGAAAATGAACTAGTGAGAAAGGAAGAGGAAGCAAACAACTCATCG GCGTCGTTTTCTGCTCTTCGTGAGGACGTTGTCAATGTTCTGGATTTCATGGAGAGGTTAAAGAACGAAGAGGATCGAAAAGCTGTTGATGTGGATCTTATTGAAAAGCTGAAATTATTGCTGACATTTATTTGTACGTATGTCCAGCTTTCTTATTCCGATTTGGATCAGTTTGAAGATATAATGACTGACAAAAGACAAGAGGTTGAGAATCTGCTTCAGACAATTTTGGATGATGTGGACAACACTGTCAGGTGTAAATATAACATGCATCATGTCCTTCCTAGCCTTGCTGATAATATGGATGACTGTATCAGCTCACATCATCGTTCTAAATCAGATGGCACCATGACGGAGGAGCGATTGAACTTCCTTCTCTTGAATCTCCATCATCTATCCAAGTATCATGCTGAAAAGATTTTTCCGTTAGTGACTGAATATGGGATTCTTCAGAACGTTTGTGCCAACATAGGAGATTTCCATGGGTTGATAGTGAATGGTTGCATTAAGCATGAGATTATTGAGAATGTCTTACCTCTGTTTCAACTGATGGCCGAGAGTGTAGGACACTTCCTTTGGGAGGATCAGACTGATGGAGACTCTCAACTCTCCGAGCTAGATGAGGATGATCAGACTGATGGAGACTCTGAACTCTCTGAACTATCTGAGGATGATCAGATTGATGGAGATTTTCGACTCTTCAAGCTAGCACATCTACTCATGAAGATTATTCCAATTGAACTGGAGGTGATGCACATATGTTATACAAATTTGAAAGCTTCACCATTAGTAGAAGTTGGACGCTTTATTAAGCAACTCCTTGAAACCTCTCCGGATGTTCTGAGAGAATATCTGATTCATCTACAAGAGcacatggtaactgttattaccGCAAGCACTTCAGGGGCTCGAAACGTTCATGTCATTATAGAGTTCCTATTGATTATAGTTACTGATGTGCCCAAGGACTTTATTCATCATGACAAATTGTTTGATCTTTTGGCACGTGTTGGAGCACTTGTCAGGGAGGTATCAACTCTTGTTCACGACTTAATAGAGAAATCAAGGAATGAAGAGAGAATCGACCAAACAATTTGTGCAACTCAAGATTTGCTGGAAAATATTGAACTCTTCAAGGAAGATCTCAAAAATGATTATCTGAAAGCCCCGGACTCATATCAATGTTGCTTCCCCATGAATGATGGACCGCTGTTCATGCATCTTCTACTCATCCACTTAAATGGTCTGCTAGATTCCAATTCTTATTCAATTGCTTTGATAAAGGATGACATTAGAATGGTGAAAAAAGCCTTTGAATTGATAAGATCGTTCTTCGTGAATTTTGAGCAAGGATTGTATAAAGATCTCTGGGCACATATTTTAGATGTGGCTTATGAGGCTAAAGATGTCATCGATTCAATTATTGTTCGAGATAATGGTCTCTTACATCTTATTTTCTCACTTCCCATTACGATAAAAAAGATCAAGCTTATCCAAGAAGAAGTCTCCAATATATCTGAGAAGATTCCCAAGAACAGGAGCCTCACTGTAGTAAACTCTACTAAGAAGATTGTTAAAAGCAAGTCACTGACAGTTGGTAAAATAATTGTAGGTTTTGAGGAGGAGACAAACTGGTTAATTAGTAATCTCACCAGTGGACTAAAAGATCTAGATGTCATCTCAATCACTGGTATGCCGGGTTCGGGCAAAACTACTTTGGCATACAAAGTATACAATGATGAGTCCGTTTCTAGACGTTTCGACATTCGTGCATGGTGCACAGTTGGCCAAGAATACGACAAAATAAATTTGTTGGAGAAAGTTTATAATCAAGTTACCGGCCCTGATTCAAAATTGAGTGAGAATATTGATGTTGCTGATGAGCTAAGGAGACATCTGCTTGGAAAGAGGTATCTTATTGTCTTAGATGACTTGTGGGATACTGATGCATGGGATAAGTTAACAAGACCTTTTCCTCTAGTTGAGAATGGAAGCAGAATAATTTTGACATCTCGAGATATGGAAGTGGGTTTGTATGGAAAGCGCAACACTGATCCTCTTAACCTTCGTTTGCTAAGGCCAGAAGAAAGTTGGGAGTTATTAGAGAAAAGGGCATTTGGAAACAAGAGTTGCCCTGATGAACTATTGGATGTTGGAAAAGAAATCGCCCAAAATTGTAAGGGACTTCCTTTGGTTGTTGATCTGATTGCTGGAGTCATTGCAGGTAGGGAAAAGACAAAGTCTGTATGGCTTGAAATTCGAAATAATTTGAATTCCTTTATTTTGAATAGTGAAGTTTATGTGATGAAAGTTATGAAATTAAGTTATGACCATTTACCTCTTCAACTAAAGCCATGCTTTCTCTACCTTGCGAGGTATCCGAAGGACAATGCAGTGGATAGAGATTGGTTGAAAATGTTTTGGTGTGCTGAAGGGCTTGTTGAACAGACAGAGCTGAAGAGTTTGGAAGAAGTGATGgaaatttatttggataatttaATTTCCAGTAGCTTGGTAATTGCTTTCAATGAGATAGGTAATTACCCGACTTGCCAACTACATGATCTTGTGCATGACTTTTGTTTGATAAAAGCAAAAGAGGAAAGGTTGTTTGAGAAGGTAAGTTCAAGTGATCTATCTTCTTCTTCAGATTTGATGCCGCATATAGTGACCATTTATTATGATAAGGAGCACTTTGAATATAACAATTTCGTCCTGCTCGATTCAAAAATGAAAAGGCAGTATGGTAAACACCTCTATTCTTTGGTGATAACTGGAGACGAGATGGAAGATCGTCTTTCTGATGCATGTCACCTAAGAGACTTGAGGCTTCTTAGAGTGTTGTACCTGAAGCCATCttttatgatggtgaaagagtctTTGCTGAATGAAATAGGCATGTTGAATCATTTGAGGTTCTTAAGCATTGGGACAGAAGTTAAAGCTCTGCCTTTATCTTTCTCAAACCTTTGGAATCTAGAAACCCTATGGGTTAAAAACAAAGGATCAACCTTGGTACTATTACCTAGTATTTGGGATCTTGTAAAGTTGCGAGTGCTGTCCATTGATGATTGTTCTTTCTTTGACTTGGATACTGTTGAAtcaatactgataactgaggactCACAGTTAGAGAACTTGAGAGAATTAGGGAAACTCGTGCTTTCCTATTCAAAAGAAACAGAGGATATTTTCAAAAGGTTCCCCAATCTTCAAGAGCTTTCATTTGTTCTCAAGGAATCATGGGATTACTCAACAGAGCGATATTGGTCCCCGAAATTTGATTTCCTAACTGAACTAGAACACCTCACAGTAGattttaaaagttcaaattcCAATGACAGTGGGGCCTCTGTAGCGACAAATCGGTCGTGGGATTTTCACTTCCCTTCCAATTTGAAAACATTGTTGTTGTATGACTTTCCTCTGGCATCCGATTCACTATCAACAATAGCGAAACTGCCCAATCTTGAAGAGTTGTTCCTTAGGAGAACAATCATCCATGGGGAGGAATGGAACATGAGGGAGGAAGACACCTTTGAGAATCTCAAATATTTGAACTTGACTGAAGTGACTCTTGCTAAGTGGGAAGTTGGAGAGGAATCCTTTCCTGTGATTGAGAAATTAGTACTGCGGAAATGTCATATGCTTAAGGAGATTCCACCTAGTTTCGGTGATATTTGTTCGTTGAAAATCATCAAACTTGTAGAGAGCCCTCATGTTGAAGATTCTGCTAAGAAGATTAAACAATATGTTGAAGATATGGGAGGGGACGAGCTTCAGGTCCTGGGCTGGCATAATATCCCGTTATTCAAGTAG
- the LOC124885130 gene encoding uncharacterized protein LOC124885130, with protein sequence MAAGSETTTTDGSFHLTDSDSDQSWHSPLCSMGGISVHCDEEIDLESGEMEMKLLDSNKEERDCRICHLSLLKSGGISTGGDQVQETSVGMAIELGCSCKGDLAAAHKQCAETWFKTKGNTICEICGTNALNIAGELTNEANNAAVATLAASAAPVAFSEARSFWHGRRVMNFLLASMVFAFVISWLFHFNILPYLLLKIVLAATTQSLLFGFSMTVILPQLRLHPGL encoded by the exons ATGGCGGCAGGCAGTGAGACAACAACAACTGATGGGAGTTTCCACTTGACTGATTCTGACTCTGACCAGTCTTGGCACTCACCTTTATGCTCTATGGGTGGTATTTCAGTACATTGTGATGAAGAGATTGATTTGGAGAGTGGTGAGATGGAGATGAAGTTGCTTGATAGTAATAAAGAAGAGAGGGATTGTAGGATTTGTCATTTGAGTTTGTTGAAAAGCGGTGGGATTAGTACTGGTGGAGACCAAGTACAAGAGACTTCAGTAGGGATGGCTATTGAATTGGGATGTTCTTGCAAAGGTGACTTGGCTGCTGCTCACAAGCAATGTGCTGAGACTTGGTTCAAAACCAAGGGAAACAC AATTTGTGAAATCTGTGGTACCAATGCATTGAACATTGCTGGAGAGCTGACAAATGAAGCTAATAATGCTGCAGTAGCCACTCTTGCAGCGTCCGCAGCACCTGTAGCTTTTTCTGAAGCCAGAAGCTTTTGGCATGGGCGTCGTGTCATGAATTTTCTACTTGCATCCATGGTTTTTGCCTTTGTCATCTCATGGCTTTTTCACTTCAATATATTGCCTTATTTGCTACTGAAGATTGTGCTGGCAGCTACAACGCAGTCTTTATTATTTGGATTCAGCATGACTGTCATTCTACCGCAACTCCGCCTTCATCCGGGCTTATGA